From the genome of Planctomycetia bacterium:
GCTTTTTACTGTGTATCACCAACGATGAAGAATGTGACTTTATTTATCCGAGTCAGGAATGGCTGGACACGCACTATCCGACACATGGACTAGAGTGGCTCTTATTACCTGATAAAGTTCCCATTCCTTGGAACAATACGGCAATGTATGCCTTCCCGAGCAATTCGCCGTCTTGGGACGAAACAGTGCCTATCATGGGTTCACTTTTGTCGGTTGCCGTAGTCGGCAGGCCCCGTCCCTGTCCATACTGTGCTACGATTTACACAAGCCGAGGCGAGCGGGGGCAATGTCCGGCATGCGGGGCGATTGCTCAACCATTCAGTTCGTCGAACGCGGCCCATGCAATCATAGTGATCCCGATAGACGCTTTCGGCTGGGGCACTTGTTACCGCTGCCGAGCATCATATGAATTCAATGCGCTTATCGAGCAATGCAGCAGGTGCGGCCAGATGCTTCAAGCCGAAACAAAGAGGCATGGAAACGTGCTGCGCGACAACTCTAATCGAATTCGAGAGCTTCTCGCACAATTGAAATAACTAGAAATAACTAGAAATAAATTGAATCACGTCGCTCGGCAAGCTAAACGGACACAGCGTTTTCAACGCTCGCTTTAAACGATATTTTGCAAAGCAGCAGGCACGTTCCCGTGCCGTCCGCCACAGACATTTGAGGGAACTCAGTAAGACTCCACCGCATACGATACCTTTCCAGAATGGCGCATGTGGTTACGGCAAGTGGAACGTGCCTACAACTTTCTACTCCTCGGCGATCTCCTCGCTCAGCGCCACCCAGCGTTCTTCCGCTTCTTCGAGTTGCTTCGTGAGCGAAGCCGCTTCGTTGTGAAGCCGGAGCGCTTCCTTTTGATCGGTTGCTTTCAGTAGCTCGGCGGTGACGTTTTTCTTTTCGGTGTCGAGCTTCGCGATCGAGCGTTCGAGCGCGGTCAGTTCTTTGCGGACTTCGCGCTCGGCGCGGCGCGGGGCTCGGGTATCGCCCGTCGACTTCGCGCCGGCAGGTTTCGTCGCCGCCGGTGGGGCCTTGCCGGTCTTCGCAGCCAGTTCGCGCTCGCCGTCTTCGATCTCTTTATTCACCGAGTAGAGATAGGCTTCGTAATCGCCGCGGTAGTTCGTCACGCGACCGTCGCGGACTTCGATGATGCAGGTCGCCACGCGCTTCATGAAGTGTCGATCGTGGCTCGTGAAGATCAGCGTCCCTTTGTAGATCAACAGCGCTTCGGCCAGCGCTTCCACGGTGTCGACGTCGAGATGGTTTCCCGGTTCGTCGAGGATCAAGACGTTGTGCTTGCTCAACAGCAGGCTCGCCATGCAGAGTCGGGCCCGCTCCCCTCCGGAAAGGACCGTGATCTTTTTCTTCACGGCATCGCCGCGGAACAAGAGCGCGCCGGCCATGTCGAGAATCTCTTGCGTCTTCGTCCCTGCGGGCGCGTGATATTCGAGATAGTCGAGCACCGTCTGCTTCTCGGGCAGGCTGGTGTACACATGCTGCGCGTAGACACCCATCTGCGTCGCATGACCCCAACGGACTTCCCCTTCGAGCGGCTCGAGCGAATCGACGATCGTGCGCAAGAAGGTCGTTTTCCCTTGGCCGTTGTCGCCGACGATCGCGGCCCGCGAGCCGTGTTCGATCTCCAGGTCGATCCCTGCGGCGATCTTGCGCTCGGCATAACCGATCGCGAGATCCTTGCACCGCAGCACGGGCCCTTTGCGCGGCTCGACGAGCGGCGCGCGGATCCGCGCGGTCGGCTCGTCGGAGGCGATATCCGTCAGGTCGAGCTTCTCGAGTTGCTTCTGCTTGCTTGCGGCACGCGTGGCCGTGCTGGCGCGGGCCTTGTTCTTGGCGATGAACTCTTCGAGCTGCTTCCGCTTGGCCGAAACCGCGGCGTTGGAGCGCACATCGTGTTCGCGCTGTTCTTCTTGATAGGCGAGGAAGGCGTCGATCTTGCCGGGATACATCGTCAGCTTGCCGCGCGACAGGTCGAGCGTGTGGTCGCACGTGGCGCCGAGAAAGGCGCGATCGTGCGAGACGATGAGGCACGCTTCCTTGTAGTGCCGCAGGAAATGCTCGAGCAAGATCTGCGTGCGAAGATCGAGGAAGTTCGTCGGTTCGTCGAGCAGCAGCAGGTTCGGCTCATGCAGCAGCAGAGCGGCGAGCTTCACGCGCGTCTGCCAACCGCCCGACAGTTTCGCGATCGGGCCTTCGAGATAGGCCCCTTTCAGCTCGAACTCGCCGGCCACTTCGCCGCACTTCCAGTCGGGCTTGCCGCTGTCGCGCATGAGAAACTCCAAGGCGGTTTCGCCTGGGAGAAACGGATCGTGTTGGCGCAGATAGCCGATCTGCAGCTTCGAGCTGCGCGTGACTTCGCCTTTGTCGAGCTCTTCTTCGTCGAGCAAGACCCGGAGCAGGGTGCTCTTGCCGGCTCCGTTGCGGCCGACGAGCCCGACCTTGACGTCGTCGTAGAAAGTCGCGTCGGCGCCATCGAGCAGGATTTGATCCCCGTAGCTCTTATGAGCATTCTTCACCTGCAACAACACACCCATCGACTTACGACCCTTCGTGAAAGGAAAATCACCGACACTTCATAGCCTAGGGAAGGGTCGG
Proteins encoded in this window:
- a CDS encoding ABC-F family ATP-binding cassette domain-containing protein; the encoded protein is MGVLLQVKNAHKSYGDQILLDGADATFYDDVKVGLVGRNGAGKSTLLRVLLDEEELDKGEVTRSSKLQIGYLRQHDPFLPGETALEFLMRDSGKPDWKCGEVAGEFELKGAYLEGPIAKLSGGWQTRVKLAALLLHEPNLLLLDEPTNFLDLRTQILLEHFLRHYKEACLIVSHDRAFLGATCDHTLDLSRGKLTMYPGKIDAFLAYQEEQREHDVRSNAAVSAKRKQLEEFIAKNKARASTATRAASKQKQLEKLDLTDIASDEPTARIRAPLVEPRKGPVLRCKDLAIGYAERKIAAGIDLEIEHGSRAAIVGDNGQGKTTFLRTIVDSLEPLEGEVRWGHATQMGVYAQHVYTSLPEKQTVLDYLEYHAPAGTKTQEILDMAGALLFRGDAVKKKITVLSGGERARLCMASLLLSKHNVLILDEPGNHLDVDTVEALAEALLIYKGTLIFTSHDRHFMKRVATCIIEVRDGRVTNYRGDYEAYLYSVNKEIEDGERELAAKTGKAPPAATKPAGAKSTGDTRAPRRAEREVRKELTALERSIAKLDTEKKNVTAELLKATDQKEALRLHNEAASLTKQLEEAEERWVALSEEIAEE